Proteins from a single region of Streptomyces spectabilis:
- a CDS encoding L,D-transpeptidase: MRSRRSLSTSRRSIRPRYAAVAGAAALAAALTACSGGGSGDDAEAEKPKLSVNLTGKQAKAGVPVTVKLAAGDAKLKDVTVADAEGTKLPGKVSADGRGWTSARVAAPGTSYTVSATTQEGGKAGKAFTTAAPEKVNKVTITPGRNIKTVGVAQPLSIVFDHPVKNKAEVEKHLKVKTSDDTAGSWGWIKNYDGKDRVDWRPKEYWKSGAKVSLDAQLNGVDSGTDGGWFVRDYDTAMTVGKNQVVKVNLDNKTATLTRDGKTVKSVPMSAGTPGGEKASWGGTSVLMAKEGTINMRSETVGLGNSYDKMVDYSMRLTWSGMYAHAAPWNAAYFGNTNHSSGCVGMSTGNAAWLYGQVQIGDPFEVSGSGSKGTPDPGNGFGAWNVSWADWQAKSALR, encoded by the coding sequence TTGAGGTCCCGCAGGTCCCTGAGCACCAGCCGCCGCTCCATACGCCCCCGGTACGCGGCCGTCGCGGGCGCCGCGGCCCTGGCGGCCGCCCTGACCGCCTGCTCCGGCGGCGGCTCCGGCGACGACGCCGAGGCCGAGAAGCCGAAGCTCTCGGTGAACCTCACCGGCAAGCAGGCCAAGGCGGGCGTCCCGGTCACCGTGAAGCTGGCCGCGGGCGACGCCAAGCTGAAGGACGTCACGGTCGCCGACGCCGAGGGCACCAAGCTCCCGGGCAAGGTCTCCGCCGACGGCCGCGGCTGGACCTCGGCCCGCGTGGCCGCGCCCGGCACCAGCTACACCGTGAGCGCGACCACGCAGGAGGGCGGCAAGGCCGGCAAGGCGTTCACCACGGCCGCGCCCGAGAAGGTCAACAAGGTCACGATCACCCCGGGCCGGAACATCAAGACCGTCGGCGTGGCCCAGCCCCTGTCGATCGTCTTCGACCACCCCGTCAAGAACAAGGCGGAGGTCGAGAAGCACCTCAAGGTGAAGACGTCCGACGACACCGCGGGATCCTGGGGCTGGATCAAGAACTACGACGGCAAGGACCGCGTCGACTGGCGGCCGAAGGAGTACTGGAAGTCCGGCGCCAAGGTGTCCCTGGACGCCCAGCTCAACGGGGTGGACTCCGGCACCGACGGCGGCTGGTTCGTGCGCGACTACGACACCGCGATGACGGTCGGCAAGAACCAGGTCGTCAAGGTCAATCTTGACAACAAGACCGCGACGTTGACGCGCGACGGAAAGACCGTCAAGTCCGTACCGATGTCCGCGGGCACGCCCGGTGGCGAGAAGGCCTCCTGGGGCGGCACGTCGGTCCTGATGGCCAAGGAGGGCACGATCAACATGCGCTCCGAGACCGTCGGCCTGGGCAACAGCTACGACAAGATGGTCGACTACTCGATGCGCCTGACCTGGTCGGGCATGTACGCGCACGCGGCCCCCTGGAACGCGGCGTACTTCGGCAACACCAACCACAGCTCCGGCTGCGTCGGCATGAGCACCGGCAACGCGGCGTGGCTGTACGGCCAGGTCCAGATCGGCGACCCGTTCGAGGTCTCGGGCAGCGGCTCCAAGGGCACGCCCGACCCGGGCAACGGCTTCGGCGCGTGGAACGTGTCGTGGGCGGACTGGCAGGCCAAGAGCGCCCTGCGCTGA
- a CDS encoding amino acid ABC transporter permease: MTTTAAEATALYDIPGPKTRRRHFLYGVLSTAVIVGLVAWILYLLFDTDQFTRTKWTPFEYKGIQELLLRGLGNTLKAFAIAAVLSLALGALLATGRLSEHRVVRWLATLVVEFFRAMPVLVMIFFVFVALKVQPLPALVAGLTLYNGSVLAEVFRSGVNSVERGQREAAYALGMRKTQVMSYVLVPQAVRAMLPAIISQLVVALKDTSLGYLITYEEFLHAGKLIASNLDYDLPFIPVVMVISPIYIGMCMLLSWFAYWVSKRQRRSPKTEAVDVAPAEPGTLLPGGVPPRAPAP, translated from the coding sequence ATGACCACCACCGCCGCCGAAGCCACCGCCCTCTACGACATCCCGGGCCCCAAGACCCGCAGGAGACACTTCCTGTACGGCGTCCTGTCGACCGCCGTCATCGTCGGGCTCGTCGCCTGGATCCTGTACCTGCTGTTCGACACCGACCAGTTCACGCGCACCAAGTGGACGCCGTTCGAGTACAAGGGCATCCAGGAGCTGCTCCTGCGCGGGCTCGGCAACACGCTCAAGGCCTTCGCCATCGCCGCCGTGCTCTCCCTTGCGCTCGGCGCGCTCCTCGCCACCGGGCGCCTCTCCGAGCACCGCGTGGTGCGCTGGCTGGCCACGCTGGTCGTGGAGTTCTTCCGGGCCATGCCCGTACTCGTGATGATCTTCTTCGTCTTCGTGGCGCTGAAGGTCCAGCCGCTTCCGGCGCTCGTCGCCGGGCTCACGCTCTACAACGGCTCCGTGCTCGCCGAGGTGTTCCGCTCCGGCGTCAACTCCGTCGAGCGCGGACAGAGGGAGGCCGCCTACGCGCTGGGGATGAGAAAGACTCAGGTCATGTCGTACGTCCTGGTGCCACAGGCCGTGCGGGCCATGCTGCCCGCCATCATCAGCCAGTTGGTCGTGGCCCTGAAGGACACCTCGCTCGGTTATCTGATCACCTATGAGGAGTTCCTGCACGCCGGGAAACTGATCGCGTCGAACCTCGACTACGATTTGCCTTTCATCCCCGTGGTCATGGTGATCTCACCGATCTACATCGGGATGTGCATGCTGCTGTCGTGGTTCGCCTACTGGGTGTCCAAGCGCCAGCGGCGCAGTCCCAAGACAGAGGCCGTGGACGTCGCCCCGGCTGAACCAGGGACGCTGCTGCCGGGAGGGGTTCCCCCCAGGGCCCCCGCCCCCTAG
- a CDS encoding alpha/beta fold hydrolase, whose product MRRAVRTTALGAVSVALVAGAAPAAQAAPAPRAAAPGVRFVDIPGDGGTVLKANVVTPAGAPADRSYPVVVLPTSWAMPQIEYIAQAKQLADAGYVVVSYNSRGFWQSGGEIEVGGPEDIADASRVIDWTLENTPADPHKVGMAGVSYGAGISLLAAGHDRRIKAVAALSGWSDLVESIYSGRTQHVQAGALLGGAGYLTGRPSAELKGILKDFLGSNLDQEDEMIAWGAKRSPATYLDRINSNGTAVMLGNAWGDTVFPPNEYADFYEKLKGPKRLEFRPGDHATAEATGLFGLPNDTWTSTRRWFDRYLKGEKNGVDQEQPVQLKSRSTGGYEGYPDWKSVGATRRKLDLAGTTTIRANVDSGANGGIVMLSNTLDQFLKLPPMASMPLLPRRYAAVWQSQRSERPQRVRGTAELHTTLTSTKESGTLVAYLYDVGPLGLGKLVSNAPYTFHGKTPGKPFGVDLELFSTAYDVPAGHRLALVVDTVDPLYIEHNPTGAQLTFSSPGTDPSYVSIPLREQ is encoded by the coding sequence ATGCGCAGAGCTGTGCGGACCACCGCCCTGGGGGCGGTATCGGTGGCCCTTGTCGCCGGTGCCGCCCCCGCCGCACAGGCGGCACCGGCGCCCCGGGCCGCCGCGCCGGGCGTCCGCTTCGTCGACATCCCCGGTGACGGCGGCACGGTCCTCAAGGCCAACGTCGTCACGCCCGCGGGCGCCCCGGCGGACCGCTCGTACCCCGTCGTCGTGCTGCCCACGAGCTGGGCCATGCCGCAGATCGAGTACATCGCGCAGGCCAAGCAGCTCGCCGACGCCGGCTATGTGGTGGTGAGCTACAACTCGCGCGGCTTCTGGCAGTCCGGCGGCGAGATCGAGGTCGGCGGCCCCGAGGACATCGCGGACGCCTCCCGGGTCATCGACTGGACGCTGGAGAACACCCCCGCCGACCCGCACAAGGTCGGCATGGCGGGCGTCAGTTACGGGGCGGGCATCAGCCTGCTGGCCGCCGGGCACGACAGGCGGATCAAGGCGGTCGCCGCGCTGAGCGGCTGGAGCGACCTGGTCGAGTCCATCTACAGCGGCCGCACCCAGCACGTCCAGGCGGGCGCCCTGCTCGGCGGCGCGGGCTACCTCACCGGCCGCCCGAGCGCCGAGCTGAAGGGGATCCTGAAGGACTTCCTCGGCTCGAACCTCGACCAGGAGGACGAGATGATCGCGTGGGGCGCCAAGCGCTCCCCGGCGACGTACCTGGACCGCATCAACAGCAACGGCACCGCCGTCATGCTCGGCAACGCCTGGGGCGACACCGTCTTCCCGCCCAACGAGTACGCCGACTTCTACGAGAAGCTCAAGGGCCCCAAGCGCCTGGAGTTCCGCCCCGGCGACCACGCGACCGCCGAGGCGACGGGCCTGTTCGGGCTGCCCAACGACACCTGGACGAGCACCCGGCGGTGGTTCGACCGCTATCTGAAGGGTGAGAAGAACGGCGTCGACCAGGAGCAGCCGGTCCAGCTGAAGTCGCGCTCCACGGGCGGCTACGAGGGCTACCCCGACTGGAAGTCGGTCGGCGCCACCCGGCGCAAGCTGGACCTCGCGGGCACCACCACGATCCGTGCCAACGTGGATTCCGGCGCCAACGGCGGCATCGTGATGCTCTCCAACACCCTGGACCAGTTCCTGAAGCTGCCGCCGATGGCGTCGATGCCGCTGCTGCCGCGCCGGTACGCGGCCGTCTGGCAGTCGCAGCGGTCCGAGCGGCCCCAGCGCGTGCGCGGCACCGCGGAGCTGCACACCACGCTCACCAGCACCAAGGAGAGCGGAACCCTCGTCGCGTACCTGTACGACGTGGGCCCGCTCGGCCTCGGCAAGCTGGTCAGCAACGCGCCGTACACCTTCCACGGCAAGACCCCCGGCAAGCCGTTCGGCGTCGACCTGGAGCTGTTCTCCACGGCCTACGACGTCCCGGCAGGACACAGGCTCGCCCTGGTGGTCGACACGGTCGACCCGCTCTACATCGAGCACAACCCGACCGGCGCGCAGCTGACCTTCTCCTCGCCCGGAACCGACCCGTCGTACGTGTCGATCCCCCTGCGCGAGCAGTGA
- a CDS encoding Cmx/CmrA family chloramphenicol efflux MFS transporter yields the protein MPMVLYLLGLAVFAQGTSEFMLSGLVSDIAADMEVSLSAAGALTSAFAAGMVVGAPLMAVLSLRWSRRRALLAFLVAFLLAHVVGALTTSYGVLLATRVVGALANAGFLAVALATATGLVAPDAKGRATSVLLGGTTLACVAGVPGGALLGQLWGWRAAFWAVALVSLPAVVAIARSLPADSPGSAPVGARSELGALRSPRLVVTLLLGALVNGATFCAFTYLEPLATRVAGVGDAWVPGLLALFGLGSFIGVTVSGRLADRRPLPLLVAGSLALLAAWSAFALTAQHTAATVAFAFVQGTLSFAVGSTLIARALYAATAAPTLGGAFATAAFNIGAAVGPWAGGRAIDAGLGYRSPLWVSALLVALALMTAGGAALVARRSARVRPADGPPADLTPGPGHTSVPPRP from the coding sequence GTGCCCATGGTCCTCTATCTGCTCGGACTCGCCGTGTTCGCCCAAGGCACGTCCGAATTCATGCTGTCCGGCCTGGTGTCGGACATCGCCGCCGACATGGAGGTGTCGCTGTCCGCCGCGGGCGCGCTGACCTCCGCGTTCGCCGCGGGCATGGTCGTCGGGGCGCCCCTGATGGCCGTACTGAGCCTGCGCTGGTCGCGCCGCCGGGCGCTGCTCGCCTTCCTGGTGGCCTTCCTCCTTGCGCACGTCGTGGGCGCGCTCACCACGAGCTACGGCGTGCTGCTCGCCACCCGCGTCGTCGGGGCGCTCGCCAACGCGGGCTTCCTCGCGGTGGCGCTCGCGACCGCGACGGGCCTGGTCGCGCCGGACGCCAAGGGCCGGGCGACGTCGGTGCTGCTCGGCGGCACCACGCTCGCGTGCGTCGCGGGCGTGCCGGGCGGCGCCCTGCTCGGCCAGCTGTGGGGGTGGCGCGCCGCGTTCTGGGCGGTGGCCCTGGTGTCGCTGCCCGCCGTCGTGGCGATCGCGCGGTCGCTGCCGGCGGACTCCCCCGGCTCCGCGCCGGTCGGCGCGCGCTCGGAACTGGGCGCCCTGCGCTCCCCGCGCCTGGTGGTGACGCTGCTGCTCGGCGCGCTCGTGAACGGGGCCACGTTCTGCGCCTTCACCTATCTCGAACCGCTCGCCACGCGGGTCGCCGGGGTCGGGGACGCGTGGGTGCCCGGTCTGCTCGCGCTGTTCGGGCTCGGGTCGTTCATCGGGGTCACGGTCAGCGGGCGCCTCGCCGACCGCCGTCCGCTGCCGCTGCTCGTGGCCGGTTCGCTCGCGCTGCTCGCGGCCTGGTCGGCCTTCGCCCTGACCGCTCAGCACACCGCGGCGACCGTGGCGTTCGCCTTCGTCCAGGGCACGCTGTCGTTCGCGGTGGGCTCCACGCTGATCGCCCGCGCGCTGTACGCGGCGACGGCGGCACCCACCCTGGGCGGCGCCTTCGCCACGGCGGCGTTCAACATCGGCGCGGCGGTGGGCCCGTGGGCCGGGGGCCGGGCGATCGACGCGGGGCTCGGCTACCGCTCGCCGCTGTGGGTCAGCGCCCTGCTGGTGGCGCTCGCGCTCATGACGGCGGGCGGCGCGGCACTCGTGGCCCGCCGCTCCGCGCGCGTCCGCCCGGCGGACGGCCCTCCCGCGGACCTCACACCGGGACCAGGACACACGTCCGTGCCACCTCGTCCATAG
- a CDS encoding glutamate ABC transporter substrate-binding protein yields MRPMRTTRLLGLLTALSLTALATAACGKGGSPPTKGPAAGRLPVYRVAQGFELPESGTWRKAKNRGRFVVGAKEDQPYLGEKDPATGRYSGFDIEIAKMVSASLGLDPKSISFKTIASANRETALQNGQIDYYVGTYTINDNRKKLVGFGGPYYMAGQGLLVRHDEEDIKGPKDLDGKRVCSAAGSTPYQRIQKDYPKATLVAYDTYSVCVDNLLTYQVDAVTTDDAILIGYAAKVPDELKVVGRSFSEEPYGIGVPRGDDTLRFAIDDALAARERDGDWKKAYDATLGLSGVPAPKPPAIDRYPAS; encoded by the coding sequence ATGCGTCCCATGCGTACGACACGTCTGCTCGGGCTGCTCACGGCCCTGTCGCTCACCGCGCTCGCCACCGCCGCCTGCGGCAAGGGGGGCAGCCCGCCGACCAAGGGCCCCGCCGCCGGGAGGCTGCCCGTCTACCGGGTCGCCCAGGGCTTCGAACTGCCCGAGTCCGGCACCTGGCGCAAGGCCAAGAACCGCGGCCGCTTCGTCGTCGGCGCCAAGGAGGACCAGCCCTACCTCGGCGAGAAGGACCCCGCGACCGGCCGCTACTCCGGCTTCGACATCGAGATCGCCAAGATGGTCTCGGCCTCGCTCGGTCTGGACCCCAAGAGCATCTCCTTCAAGACCATCGCGTCCGCCAACCGCGAGACCGCCCTGCAGAACGGGCAGATCGACTACTACGTCGGCACCTACACCATCAACGACAACCGCAAGAAGCTCGTCGGCTTCGGAGGCCCCTACTACATGGCGGGCCAGGGCCTGCTCGTGCGCCACGACGAGGAGGACATCAAGGGCCCGAAGGACCTCGACGGCAAGCGCGTGTGCTCGGCCGCGGGCTCCACCCCCTACCAGCGCATCCAGAAGGACTACCCGAAGGCCACGCTCGTCGCGTACGACACGTACTCGGTGTGCGTCGACAACCTGCTGACGTACCAGGTCGACGCGGTCACCACCGACGACGCGATCCTGATCGGCTACGCGGCGAAGGTCCCCGACGAGCTGAAGGTGGTCGGCAGGTCCTTCTCCGAGGAGCCCTACGGCATCGGCGTCCCCCGGGGGGACGACACGCTGCGGTTCGCCATCGACGACGCCCTCGCCGCCCGCGAACGCGACGGCGACTGGAAGAAGGCCTACGACGCGACCCTCGGCCTGTCCGGGGTGCCCGCGCCGAAGCCGCCCGCCATCGACCGCTACCCGGCGAGCTGA
- the ggt gene encoding gamma-glutamyltransferase, translating to MRREVVRNLTLLAVGGVLVTVGAAAPPSPSRTAEPGTTAEAATGAQAGTRPDSARTAGVSRTPPKVPEAVGYGGAVASVDADASAAGIEVLKKGGNAVDAAVATAAALGVTEPYSAGVGGGGYFVYYDAKTRAVHTLDGRETAPRTADSRLFLEDGKPLPFADAQTSGLGVGTPGTPATWRTALDNWGSERLGTLLRPAERLAREGFTVDRTFRSQTEANQQRFKDFPDTAKLFLPDGKLPVVGSTFKNPDLARTYAELRRKGIDALYRGDIGKDFVRTVNKPPVDPDSGRNARAGDLSMKDLRAYEVKEQAPSKTTYRGLGVYSMAPSSSGGTTVGEALNILEHGDLSRVSKARYLHRFIEASRVAFADRGRWVGDPAFEDVPTKQLLSQRFANARACLIKDDAVLKSPVAPGDPRHPEPCASAGKAAPTTYEGENTTHLTAADKWGNVVAYTLTIESTGGSGITVPGRGFLLNNELTDFSFAPARPGVHDPNLPGPGKRPRSSIAPTIVLDEEREPVVALGSPGGATIVTTVLQTLTGFLDRDLELVDAIAAPRASQRNAAQTELEPGLWDSSLRRDLEALGHSFKQNPEIGAATGVQRLPGGKWLAAAEPERRGGGSAMVVRPRP from the coding sequence ATGCGGCGTGAAGTGGTACGTAATCTGACGCTTTTGGCGGTCGGCGGGGTGTTGGTGACGGTCGGTGCGGCCGCGCCCCCTTCGCCTTCGCGCACAGCGGAACCGGGCACGACGGCCGAAGCGGCCACCGGTGCCCAAGCGGGCACAAGACCGGATTCGGCCCGTACGGCCGGTGTGTCCCGGACTCCGCCGAAGGTCCCGGAGGCCGTCGGATACGGCGGGGCCGTCGCGAGCGTCGACGCGGACGCGTCCGCCGCGGGCATCGAGGTCCTGAAGAAGGGCGGCAACGCCGTGGACGCGGCCGTCGCCACGGCCGCCGCGCTCGGTGTCACCGAGCCGTACTCGGCGGGCGTCGGCGGCGGCGGGTACTTCGTGTACTACGACGCGAAGACCCGCGCGGTGCACACCCTCGACGGGCGCGAGACGGCGCCGCGCACCGCGGACTCACGCCTCTTCCTGGAGGACGGCAAGCCCCTGCCGTTCGCCGACGCCCAGACCAGCGGCCTCGGCGTGGGCACGCCCGGGACGCCCGCCACCTGGCGCACGGCGCTCGACAACTGGGGCAGCGAACGGCTCGGCACGCTCCTGAGGCCCGCCGAACGCCTGGCCCGCGAGGGCTTCACCGTGGACCGTACGTTCCGCTCGCAGACCGAGGCCAACCAGCAGCGCTTCAAGGACTTCCCGGACACGGCGAAGCTGTTCCTGCCGGACGGGAAGCTGCCGGTCGTCGGCTCCACGTTCAAGAACCCGGACCTCGCCCGCACCTACGCCGAGCTGCGGCGCAAGGGCATCGACGCGCTCTACCGGGGCGACATCGGCAAGGACTTCGTACGGACGGTCAACAAGCCGCCCGTGGACCCGGACTCGGGGCGCAACGCGCGCGCCGGTGACCTGTCCATGAAGGACCTGCGCGCCTACGAGGTGAAGGAGCAGGCGCCGTCGAAGACCACGTACCGCGGCCTCGGGGTCTACTCGATGGCCCCGTCGTCGTCCGGCGGCACGACGGTCGGCGAGGCCCTCAACATCCTGGAGCACGGTGACCTCTCGCGCGTGAGCAAGGCGCGCTATCTGCACCGCTTCATCGAGGCGAGCCGGGTGGCGTTCGCCGACCGGGGGCGCTGGGTGGGCGACCCCGCCTTCGAGGACGTCCCCACCAAGCAGCTGCTCTCGCAGCGGTTCGCGAACGCGCGCGCTTGCCTGATCAAGGACGACGCGGTGCTCAAGAGCCCCGTCGCGCCCGGCGACCCGCGCCACCCCGAGCCCTGCGCGAGCGCGGGCAAGGCGGCCCCGACGACGTACGAGGGCGAGAACACCACGCATCTGACGGCGGCCGACAAGTGGGGCAACGTCGTCGCCTACACCCTCACCATCGAGTCCACCGGCGGCAGCGGCATCACGGTTCCCGGGCGCGGCTTCCTGCTGAACAACGAGCTGACGGACTTCTCCTTCGCGCCCGCACGGCCCGGTGTGCACGATCCGAACCTGCCGGGGCCCGGCAAGCGGCCGCGCTCGTCGATCGCGCCGACCATCGTGCTCGACGAGGAGCGCGAGCCGGTCGTCGCGCTCGGTTCGCCCGGCGGCGCGACCATCGTGACGACGGTCCTGCAGACCCTGACCGGCTTCCTGGACCGGGACCTGGAGCTGGTCGACGCGATCGCGGCGCCGCGCGCGAGCCAGCGCAACGCCGCGCAGACCGAGCTGGAGCCCGGTCTGTGGGACAGCTCGCTGCGGCGCGACCTGGAGGCGCTCGGCCACTCCTTCAAGCAGAATCCGGAGATCGGGGCGGCGACCGGCGTCCAGCGGCTGCCCGGCGGCAAGTGGCTCGCCGCGGCCGAGCCGGAGCGCAGGGGCGGCGGCTCCGCGATGGTGGTGCGCCCCAGGCCGTAG
- a CDS encoding amino acid ABC transporter permease: protein MDVLTDNFSTYGDGFLGTVELTAYASALALVLGFLMASFRVAPVGSFRVFGAVWVAVLRNTPLTLLFFAVLLGLPRFGLVLPFKVFAVLALGCYTSAFICEALRSGINTVPKGQGEAARSLGMTFGQTLSVVVLPQAFRSVIPPVGSTLIALAKNSAIAGAFSVTELLGTYKTLSELGYNIVWTFLWIALGYLIITLAISAVFNILEKRWGVAR, encoded by the coding sequence GTGGACGTACTGACGGACAACTTCTCCACCTACGGCGACGGCTTCCTCGGCACCGTGGAACTCACCGCGTACGCCTCCGCCCTGGCGCTCGTGCTCGGCTTCCTCATGGCCTCCTTCCGGGTGGCGCCCGTCGGGTCCTTCCGGGTGTTCGGCGCGGTGTGGGTGGCGGTCCTGCGCAACACCCCGCTGACGCTGCTGTTCTTCGCCGTCCTGCTCGGCCTGCCGCGCTTCGGGCTCGTGCTGCCCTTCAAGGTGTTCGCCGTCCTCGCGCTCGGCTGCTACACCTCCGCGTTCATCTGCGAGGCCCTGCGCTCCGGCATCAACACCGTGCCCAAGGGGCAGGGCGAGGCCGCCCGCAGCCTCGGCATGACGTTCGGTCAGACCCTGTCCGTGGTGGTGCTTCCGCAGGCCTTCCGCTCCGTCATCCCGCCCGTGGGCTCCACGCTCATCGCGCTCGCCAAGAACTCGGCCATCGCGGGCGCCTTCAGCGTCACCGAACTCCTCGGCACCTACAAGACGCTCAGCGAGCTCGGCTACAACATCGTCTGGACCTTCCTCTGGATCGCCCTTGGCTACCTGATCATCACCCTCGCCATCAGCGCCGTCTTCAACATCCTCGAAAAGCGCTGGGGAGTCGCCCGATGA
- the map gene encoding type I methionyl aminopeptidase has product MVELKTDTSIEAMRETGRVVARALAAVRAAATVGVSLRDLDEVAHQVLKDAGATSPFLHYHPSFAPVPFPATLCASVNDAIVHGIPDDYRLRDGDLLSADFGAHLGGWAGDSAISFIVGTPRPEDVHLIETAERALRAGIAAAVVGNRIGDIAHAIGTVCRDAGYGIPDGFGGHGIGRQMHEDPSVPNEGRPGRGMPLRHGMVLAIEPMLIAGGKDGFHAAPDGWTLRTDDGSRAAHAEHTVAITDAGPRVLTAL; this is encoded by the coding sequence ATGGTGGAACTCAAGACAGACACATCGATCGAGGCGATGCGGGAGACGGGGCGCGTGGTCGCGCGGGCCCTGGCCGCGGTGCGGGCCGCGGCGACCGTCGGCGTCAGCCTGCGCGACCTGGACGAGGTGGCGCACCAGGTGCTCAAGGACGCGGGCGCCACGTCCCCCTTCCTGCACTACCACCCCTCGTTCGCCCCGGTCCCCTTCCCGGCCACGCTGTGCGCGTCGGTGAACGACGCGATCGTGCACGGCATCCCGGACGACTACCGCCTGCGCGACGGCGATCTGCTCTCCGCCGACTTCGGCGCGCACCTCGGCGGCTGGGCGGGCGACTCGGCGATCAGCTTCATCGTGGGCACCCCGCGCCCCGAGGACGTCCACCTGATCGAGACCGCCGAGCGCGCCCTCCGGGCGGGCATCGCGGCCGCGGTGGTGGGCAACAGGATCGGGGACATCGCCCACGCCATCGGCACCGTCTGCCGCGACGCCGGGTACGGCATCCCGGACGGCTTCGGCGGCCACGGCATCGGCCGCCAGATGCACGAGGACCCCTCCGTGCCGAACGAGGGGCGGCCGGGCCGCGGCATGCCCCTGCGCCACGGCATGGTGCTCGCCATCGAGCCGATGCTCATCGCGGGCGGCAAGGACGGCTTCCACGCCGCGCCGGACGGCTGGACGCTGCGCACGGACGACGGCAGCCGCGCGGCGCACGCCGAGCACACGGTCGCCATCACGGACGCGGGGCCGCGCGTGCTGACCGCCCTGTGA
- a CDS encoding nitrilase-related carbon-nitrogen hydrolase: MVNVVRAALVQATWTGDAESMIAKHEEHAREAARQGAQVIGFQEVFNAPYFCQVQEKEHYRWAEPVPDGPTTRRMQDLARETGMVIVVPVFEVEQSGFYYNTAAVIDADGSYLGKYRKHHIPQVKGFWEKFYFRPGNVGWPVFDTAVGRVGVYICYDRHFPEGWRQLGLNGAQLVYNPSATSRGLSGYLWQLEQPAAAVANEYFVAAINRVGQEEYGDNDFYGTSYFVDPRGQFVGEKASDKTEELVVRDLDFDLIDEVREQWAFYRDRRPDAYEGLVKP; encoded by the coding sequence ATGGTCAACGTCGTACGCGCCGCACTCGTCCAGGCGACCTGGACCGGCGACGCCGAATCCATGATCGCCAAGCATGAGGAGCACGCCCGCGAGGCCGCCAGGCAGGGCGCCCAGGTGATCGGCTTCCAAGAGGTCTTCAACGCCCCCTACTTCTGCCAGGTCCAGGAGAAGGAGCACTACCGCTGGGCGGAGCCCGTGCCGGACGGGCCGACGACGCGGCGCATGCAGGACCTGGCCCGCGAGACCGGCATGGTGATCGTCGTGCCCGTCTTCGAGGTCGAGCAGTCCGGCTTCTACTACAACACCGCGGCCGTGATCGACGCCGACGGCAGCTACCTCGGCAAGTACCGCAAGCACCACATCCCCCAAGTCAAGGGATTCTGGGAGAAGTTCTACTTCCGCCCCGGCAACGTCGGCTGGCCCGTCTTCGACACCGCCGTCGGCCGCGTCGGCGTCTACATCTGCTACGACCGGCACTTCCCCGAGGGCTGGCGGCAGTTGGGCCTGAACGGCGCCCAGCTCGTCTACAACCCCTCGGCCACCTCCCGCGGCCTGTCCGGCTATCTGTGGCAGCTGGAGCAGCCCGCCGCCGCGGTCGCCAACGAGTACTTCGTCGCCGCGATCAACCGCGTCGGCCAGGAGGAGTACGGCGACAACGACTTCTACGGCACGAGTTACTTCGTGGACCCGCGCGGGCAGTTCGTCGGCGAGAAGGCGAGCGACAAGACGGAGGAACTCGTCGTGCGCGACCTGGACTTCGACCTGATCGACGAGGTGCGCGAGCAGTGGGCGTTCTACCGGGACCGCCGCCCGGACGCGTACGAAGGGCTGGTCAAGCCGTGA
- a CDS encoding helix-turn-helix domain-containing protein has protein sequence MVRTPLTPEERERGERLGRLLREARGERSMVEVAASAGISAETLRKIETGRAPTPAFFTVAALAVTLELSMDEVARTCVLVPV, from the coding sequence ATGGTGCGCACCCCTCTGACCCCTGAAGAGCGCGAGCGCGGCGAGCGGCTCGGCCGACTGCTGCGGGAGGCGCGTGGCGAGCGGAGCATGGTCGAGGTCGCCGCGAGCGCCGGGATTTCGGCGGAGACGCTCCGCAAGATCGAGACGGGCCGGGCGCCGACGCCCGCGTTCTTCACGGTCGCGGCGCTCGCGGTGACCCTTGAGCTGTCTATGGACGAGGTGGCACGGACGTGTGTCCTGGTCCCGGTGTGA